From one Leptospira ellinghausenii genomic stretch:
- a CDS encoding heme/hemin ABC transporter substrate-binding protein gives MIHTHNLYKKISKSLFYSLPILILCLASPLLSEKRERIVSLHGTITEIVYALKANTTLVAIDSTSRYPKEVTSLPVVGYQRTLTTEGILSFKPTLVIGLETAGPVQTIQNLRETGIQVTLFPDTYKLDTPIDRVLAVGNLLGKKKEAESLVNQIRTQTQSLQLKKTNVKVMFLYSRNPSSIFISGLGTAAHSMITLSGAQNAITEFSEYKPLTSEALVKANPDIILMPESSAEGFGGTNAIWSINGIELTRAGKEKNIILVDDQLLLGFGPRLPQALKTLNEKWKQME, from the coding sequence ATGATCCATACGCATAACCTATACAAAAAGATTTCCAAGTCCCTATTCTACTCCCTTCCCATTTTGATTCTATGCCTTGCCTCACCTCTTTTGTCCGAGAAAAGGGAACGGATTGTTTCCCTTCATGGAACAATCACAGAGATCGTGTATGCACTAAAGGCCAATACAACACTTGTTGCCATCGACTCAACCTCACGTTATCCGAAAGAAGTAACGTCTTTACCAGTAGTTGGTTACCAACGAACCTTAACAACGGAAGGCATATTAAGTTTTAAACCAACCTTAGTGATTGGTTTAGAAACAGCAGGGCCTGTCCAAACCATACAGAATCTTAGAGAGACTGGGATCCAGGTCACACTCTTTCCCGATACATACAAACTAGATACACCCATTGATCGTGTGTTAGCTGTTGGGAACCTACTCGGAAAGAAAAAAGAAGCAGAAAGTCTTGTGAATCAAATTCGAACACAAACACAATCGCTCCAGCTGAAAAAAACGAATGTGAAAGTGATGTTTCTTTATTCAAGAAACCCAAGCTCTATCTTCATTTCCGGTTTAGGGACTGCTGCTCATTCCATGATCACCCTATCAGGTGCACAAAATGCTATCACCGAATTTTCAGAATACAAACCACTCACGAGTGAAGCTTTAGTGAAAGCCAATCCAGATATCATTCTGATGCCAGAATCATCAGCTGAAGGATTCGGCGGTACGAATGCGATTTGGTCCATCAATGGAATCGAACTCACCAGGGCGGGGAAAGAAAAAAATATCATCCTAGTAGATGACCAGTTGCTGTTAGGATTTGGCCCTCGGCTTCCACAAGCACTAAAAACATTAAATGAGAAATGGAAACAAATGGAATGA